The Sesamum indicum cultivar Zhongzhi No. 13 linkage group LG6, S_indicum_v1.0, whole genome shotgun sequence genome has a segment encoding these proteins:
- the LOC105165576 gene encoding uncharacterized protein LOC105165576 has protein sequence MLGGRSRLLKQSRNTRNVQFPVFFMFLILLLVALLLILGKNGHKSSLMSDLMNEKWSSFESLVGLDPTVELRNGTDLIWQIPDSPKAVLFLAHGCNGRAVNFWDKSPNCPNCVGLPEERLIVLHALARKFAVLAVSSKGICWSLGEERWIVKDIIQWWITKQKVDKLPIFALGASSGGYFVSVLAAEFPFRGIALMIAEGVYSHLDITKDYPPTLFVHMPKDETRNRKIEKYLIVMREKGINVAEIKCTEFPLTSQFFANRIPGLDLNLSAKLFNVFQEKGFIDKNGYMRDDGRAIPWKTALEERNILLPDKSLINHIQEEMNLAFAYHEMTSLQSEQILDWFESHLN, from the coding sequence ATGCTTGGAGGCAGAAGCAGATTATTGAAGCAGTCCAGGAATACAAGAAATGTTCAGTTTCCAGTTTTCTTTATGTTTCTGATTTTGTTACTGGTTGCTTTGCTGCTGATATTGGGGAAAAATGGTCATAAGTCCAGTTTGATGTCTGATCTTATGAACGAAAAATGGAGTAGCTTTGAATCTTTAGTTGGATTAGATCCTACCGTAGAATTGAGGAATGGTACTGATTTAATCTGGCAGATACCCGACTCGCCTAAGGCTGTTCTTTTCTTGGCTCATGGATGTAATGGTAGAGCAGTCAATTTTTGGGATAAGTCTCCTAATTGCCCAAATTGTGTTGGTTTGCCTGAAGAGAGGCTCATTGTGCTTCATGCTTTGGCTAGAAAATTTGCTGTACTTGCCGTGTCGAGTAAAGGAATTTGCTGGTCACTTGGGGAAGAAAGATGGATTGTTAAAGATATAATTCAGTGGTGGATTACCAAGCAAAAGGTAGACAAGCTGCCTATATTTGCATTGGGTGCCTCCTCCGGTGGATACTTTGTCTCTGTCCTTGCGGCAGAGTTTCCATTCAGAGGTATTGCTTTAATGATTGCTGAAGGAGTTTATAGTCATTTGGACATAACAAAGGATTATCCACCTACACTTTTCGTGCACATGCCCAAAGATGAAACTAGGAACAGGAAGATAGAAAAGTATCTAATAGTTATGAGGGAGAAGGGAATCAATGTTGCAGAAATTAAATGCACGGAATTCCCTTTAACATCTCAGTTCTTTGCCAATCGAATTCCGGGTCTTGATCTAAACTTGTCGGCAAAGTTGTTCAATGTTTTTCAGGAAAAGGGCTTTATTGACAAGAATGGTTACATGAGGGATGATGGGCGTGCGATACCATGGAAAACAGCTCTTGAGGAGAGAAATATTCTTCTTCCAGATAAATCATTGATAAATCATATTCAAGAGGAAATGAACCTTGCATTCGCTTATCATGAAATGACTAGCTTGCAATCCGAGCAGATCCTTGACTGGTTTGAATCTCATTTGAACTGA
- the LOC105165578 gene encoding trifunctional UDP-glucose 4,6-dehydratase/UDP-4-keto-6-deoxy-D-glucose 3,5-epimerase/UDP-4-keto-L-rhamnose-reductase RHM2-like (The sequence of the model RefSeq protein was modified relative to this genomic sequence to represent the inferred CDS: added 26 bases not found in genome assembly): protein MDKYKPRNILITGAAGFIASHVANWLTRNYSEYRIIVLDKLDYCSNLKNLDPSQSHHNFKFVKGDVCSADLVNYILATEDIDTVMHFAAQTHVDNSFGNSFEFIKNNVYGTCVLLEACKSFGHIKRFIHVSTDEVYGETDENATVGNHEASQLLPTNPYAASKAGAEMLVMAYGRSYGLPVIITRGNNVYGPHQFPEKLVPKFILLAMKGKPLPIHGDGSNVRNYLYCEDVTEAFDTILHRGEVGHVYNVGTDEEKRVIDVAMDICRLFSLDPSTVIKFVENRPFNDQRYFLNTQKLKRLGWSEKTKWDDGLKKTMEWYVRNPDWWGDISAALLPHPRMLSFPWIRKDHIKVGVNESSHARQSSDQEQIGCREKGPIALRKSRL, encoded by the exons atggataaatataaaccAAGGAATATCTTGATTACCGGGGCTGCTGGATTCATAGCATCTCATGTTGCAAACTGGCTGACACGGAATTACTCGGAGTATAGAATCATTGTTCTTGACAAGCTGGATTACTGTTCGAACTTGAAGAATCTTGATCCCTCTCAATCTCACCACAACTTTAAATTCGTGAAGGGCGATGTTTGTAGTGCTGACCTTGTCAATTATATACTTGCGACAGAGGACATAGACACAGTTATGCACTTTGCAGCACAAACACATGTTGATAATTCATTTGGAAACAGTTTTGAGTTTATTAAGAACAATGTTTATGGTACTTGTGTACTTCTTGAAGCTTGCAAATCTTTCGGTCATATTAAGAGATTTATCCATGTGAGTACTGATGAGGTATATGGTGAGACGGATGAGAATGCTACTGTGGGAAATCATGAGGCTTCGCAGCTTCTCCCTACAAATCCCTATGCTGCATCTAAAGCTGGGGCTGAAATGCTTGTTATGGCATATGGACGATCATATGGGCTGCCGGTTATAATCACAAGGGGGAACAATGTTTACGGGCCCCATCAATTTCCTGAGAAGTTAGTTCCTAAATTTATTCTCTTAGCCATGAAAGGAAAGCCCCTTCCGATTCATGGGGATGGGTCCAATGTCAgaaattatctttattgtGAAGATGTTACAGAAGCTTTTGACACCATACTCCATAGGGGTGAGGTTGGTCATGTTTATAACGTTGGAACAGATGAGGAAAAGAGAGTTATCGACGTGGCAATGGATATTTGTAGGTTGTTTTCGTTGGATCCATCTACTGTGATAAAGTTTGTGGAGAACAGACCTTTTAATGACCAAAGGTATTTCCTGAATACCCAAAAGCTGAAACGTTTGGGATGGTCAGAGAAAACTAAATGGGATGATGGTTTGAAGAAAACCATGGAGTGGTATGTAAGAAATCCTGACTGGTGGGGAGATATTTCTGCGGCATTACTCCCTCATCCAAGAATGCTTTCTTTCCCTTGGATACGGAAAGATCACATTAAAGTTGGAGTTAATGAGTCATCTCACGCACGACAGAGTTCTGATCAGGAGCAAA GCTTTACGCAAAAGCCGACTTTGA